A genomic segment from Halomonas sp. TA22 encodes:
- a CDS encoding TIGR02391 family protein yields the protein MTKWKRLFNALAGAQNQHQVGNHLIMFINRAMNPVSYASNPGTFAWRRDELNVVLAFSGFYVREDGKVGYADKANTLDEARARAGRLKAALESRAVHVEVLNYCRAELMDENYFHAVFEATKGVAERIRQLSGLSGDGADLVNKAFGGQQPVLVLKTLSTESEKSEQRGFVNLLIGLFGAVRNPLAHAAKTNWPMSEQDALDILTLVSLVHRKLDSATRLAAVSA from the coding sequence ATGACCAAATGGAAACGGCTGTTCAATGCGTTGGCTGGCGCTCAGAACCAGCATCAGGTTGGTAACCATCTCATCATGTTCATCAATCGCGCGATGAATCCCGTGAGCTACGCAAGCAATCCTGGGACATTTGCCTGGCGCCGCGATGAACTCAATGTTGTTTTGGCTTTCTCGGGTTTCTATGTGCGTGAAGATGGCAAAGTCGGATATGCCGATAAGGCCAATACGCTGGACGAAGCCCGTGCACGAGCCGGGCGACTCAAGGCGGCGCTGGAAAGTCGCGCTGTGCATGTAGAAGTCCTGAACTACTGTCGCGCAGAACTCATGGACGAGAACTATTTTCACGCGGTATTTGAAGCGACCAAGGGCGTTGCCGAGCGGATTCGCCAGCTCTCGGGTCTGAGTGGCGATGGTGCTGACCTTGTGAATAAGGCATTTGGCGGTCAGCAACCTGTACTTGTCTTGAAGACACTGAGTACGGAGTCTGAAAAAAGCGAGCAGAGAGGCTTTGTAAACCTGCTGATCGGTCTGTTTGGGGCGGTACGCAATCCGCTTGCCCATGCCGCGAAAACGAATTGGCCTATGTCCGAACAGGACGCCTTGGACATCCTGACGCTGGTATCGCTGGTTCATCGTAAGTTGGATAGTGCCACGAGACTAGCTGCCGTATCGGCGTAA
- a CDS encoding DNA-binding transcriptional regulator, whose translation MTSKIIESLRGDLAALHDAGAISKVTMREFDAICPPPVREFSADDIKRLREALHFSQPVFAHHLHTTASTVRKWEQGETHPAGPALKLLNVIADKGLQAII comes from the coding sequence GTGACGAGCAAAATCATTGAATCCCTGCGCGGTGATCTGGCCGCATTGCACGACGCCGGCGCGATCAGCAAAGTGACGATGCGTGAATTCGACGCGATCTGCCCGCCGCCGGTGCGCGAGTTCAGCGCCGACGACATCAAGCGTCTGCGTGAAGCGCTGCACTTCAGTCAGCCAGTGTTCGCCCATCATCTGCACACCACCGCCTCGACGGTACGCAAGTGGGAACAGGGTGAAACGCACCCAGCCGGCCCGGCGCTCAAGCTGCTCAACGTCATCGCTGACAAGGGCTTGCAGGCCATTATCTGA
- a CDS encoding type II toxin-antitoxin system RelE/ParE family toxin, producing MNVLKRKDFARWQTAEKLSDTVLCKAVQEMESGLIDADLGGHLYKKRVARPGAGKSGGYRTLLSARVGHRYVFLHGFPKSDKANITRDEKKALQYAGKVFLELSAKELVKALQAGVLLEVCCDEQNH from the coding sequence ATGAACGTCTTGAAGCGAAAGGACTTTGCGCGGTGGCAAACTGCCGAGAAACTGTCCGATACAGTCTTGTGCAAGGCGGTCCAGGAAATGGAGAGTGGGCTGATTGATGCCGATTTGGGTGGCCACCTTTACAAGAAGCGGGTCGCCCGCCCTGGTGCGGGTAAGAGCGGTGGCTACCGCACCTTGTTATCAGCCCGTGTTGGCCACCGTTATGTATTCCTGCATGGGTTCCCGAAAAGCGACAAGGCGAACATCACGCGGGACGAGAAAAAAGCGCTGCAATATGCCGGCAAGGTATTTCTAGAGCTATCGGCCAAGGAGTTGGTGAAGGCATTGCAGGCTGGTGTTCTACTGGAGGTGTGTTGTGACGAGCAAAATCATTGA
- a CDS encoding site-specific integrase produces MAKIKLTKSAIDAAQPQAQPVELRDTLVPGFLCKITPAGRKVFMLQYRTNAGERRKPALGLYGELTVEQARSLAQSWLAEVRRGGDPGAAKAEARKAPTVKELCVKFMEDYSKHRNKPSTQRGYQGNIDRNIIPILGRMKVQDVKRADVAAMMKKLDYKPGEANKALSVLRKMFNLAEIWGYRPDGSNPCRHVPLYTGGKTTRLITDEEMAKLFKHLDQVEAEGLVPYVVPLAIRLQFEFAARRSEIVLLEWEWIDLENRRVVWPDSKTGGMSKPMSEEAYRLLSTAPRQPGARYVLPSPRNPLTHLTYGEYYGGWTRTLKAAGVPHVGTHGIRHRSATDIANSGIPVKVGMVLTAHKTVTMFMRYIHTEDDPVREAAELVANRRKTITGAPHAKGASV; encoded by the coding sequence ATGGCCAAGATCAAGCTCACCAAGTCCGCAATCGATGCGGCACAACCCCAAGCGCAGCCCGTCGAGCTGCGTGACACCCTCGTTCCCGGCTTCCTGTGCAAGATTACACCGGCCGGTCGCAAAGTCTTCATGCTCCAGTATCGGACCAACGCCGGCGAGCGGCGCAAGCCTGCATTGGGTTTGTACGGAGAATTGACCGTTGAGCAAGCCCGCTCATTGGCACAGAGTTGGTTGGCTGAGGTACGCCGGGGTGGCGATCCCGGAGCTGCCAAGGCCGAAGCGCGCAAAGCGCCGACGGTCAAGGAACTGTGTGTGAAGTTCATGGAGGACTACTCCAAGCACCGCAACAAACCCAGCACTCAGAGAGGCTACCAAGGCAATATTGACCGCAACATCATTCCAATCCTGGGTCGTATGAAGGTACAGGATGTGAAGCGCGCTGACGTGGCGGCGATGATGAAAAAACTGGATTACAAGCCGGGTGAGGCAAACAAGGCGCTATCTGTCCTACGTAAGATGTTCAACCTGGCTGAGATTTGGGGCTATCGACCTGATGGCTCGAACCCGTGCCGACACGTTCCGCTGTATACCGGGGGAAAGACCACTCGCCTCATTACAGACGAAGAAATGGCCAAGCTATTCAAGCACCTTGACCAAGTCGAGGCCGAGGGCTTGGTGCCCTATGTCGTCCCGTTGGCGATCCGTCTGCAATTCGAGTTTGCTGCCCGGCGTTCCGAAATCGTGCTACTCGAATGGGAATGGATTGACCTGGAGAACCGCCGGGTGGTCTGGCCCGACAGCAAGACCGGTGGTATGTCCAAACCCATGAGCGAGGAAGCCTATCGGCTGCTTTCCACTGCGCCTCGGCAGCCCGGTGCACGTTATGTCCTGCCGTCGCCGCGCAACCCGCTTACCCACTTGACCTATGGGGAGTACTACGGCGGTTGGACCCGGACGCTCAAAGCGGCTGGCGTACCTCACGTTGGCACCCACGGCATCCGCCACCGCTCGGCTACCGACATCGCTAACTCGGGTATCCCGGTCAAGGTCGGCATGGTGCTGACCGCGCATAAGACGGTGACCATGTTCATGCGCTATATCCACACCGAGGATGATCCGGTGCGTGAGGCAGCCGAACTGGTGGCAAACCGGCGCAAGACGATTACAGGGGCTCCACACGCCAAGGGGGCTTCCGTATGA